The Apium graveolens cultivar Ventura chromosome 11, ASM990537v1, whole genome shotgun sequence genome has a window encoding:
- the LOC141695056 gene encoding glutamate receptor 2.7-like isoform X1: MCSQCHGKASKFFCLCFLLPFFFLVFLSYGSSTAAASGKSTTSIGVVIDEESRVGKEQKIAIKIAVQQINNSTNHKLTIHFRNISAGNPLQAATAADQLIKVEKVQVLIGSQAWQEAAIVADVGNRAQVPVISLAASSVSPKLTHVRWPFLVQMASNSSKEMESVAAIVHSYNWKKVVVIYEDDAYGDPGALALLSKALVDKGSDIEYCSVLPLYTSLSDPQGFIGDEVAKLLSRKSRVFIILQSSLIMAKHLVKEARRIGLMERDSVWIVTDSITSVLESDPFFVKSMEGAIGTKPYYSEETSSFMELKAQFLEITKSDYPEEENLVPGIYALRAYDSIMAISHAVTKLGSDENTTAKTLLKGILSSKFLGLSGNISFRDGSLLDSSNLRIINVVGSIYKDLGFWSSEGFLKTIDQVKGGAHNMKKLGSVVNWPGNLTRDPKGWIMPSDKKKMRIAVPAMTVYPNFVEVVNVSDSVHNISGFCIDLFKEVVNFLKKDYPLPYEFFPFYGSYDELVISVSNEFCFVLSSVKPKIWKTYDAVVGDVTIVERRAKLVEFTQPFAESGLSMMVQYKHKPTRAWLFLKPFSLSMWLATLGILLYTMFIVWFFERESNPDFKGPRHDQLGTVMWFTFSSLFFAHKEKVYSNYTKMVVVVWLFVVLVLTSSYTASLSSMLTVEMLEPKVEDIEWLRNTNATVGCDGGSFVRDYLRNVLKLDNIKYMANQFDYTSEFDKGGISASFIELPYQRFFLKDNCNHFTTVGPSFRFGGFAFVFQKGSPIAKDVSEAILNITETGTLKRLETTWFPPVTNCSVSKNTGSLTIESFWGMYLISGATSTICILLFIAKIVFLRKNKDRNLRNGGAGDIPGEGGDLRKAIAVVRYTYKTNNRISPIRATSFYQREDIGSSRWKVMSPSEALEHGIQL, translated from the exons ATGTGTTCCCAATGCCATGGCAAAGCTTCGAAATTCTTTTGTTTATGTTTCCTACtacctttcttctttcttgtatttcTGTCCTATGGATCATCTACGGCTGCAGCCAGCGGCAAAAGCACTACAAGTATTGGTGTAGTCATCGATGAGGAGTCTCGAGTTGGTAAAGAACAGAAAATAGCCATTAAAATTGCAGTTCAACAGATTAACAACTCTACCAATCACAAACTAACTATTCATTTTCGGAACATCAGTGCTGGCAATCCCCTCCAAGCAGCTACTGCAG CTGACCAATTGATTAAAGTTGAGAAAGTCCAAGTACTTATAGGATCACAGGCATGGCAGGAAGCTGCTATAGTTGCTGATGTTGGAAATCGGGCTCAAGTGCCTGTAATCTCACTTGCAGCCTCTTCAGTTTCACCAAAATTAACACATGTAAGATGGCCTTTTCTGGTACAAATGGCTAGCAACAGCTCCAAAGAGATGGAAAGTGTCGCGGCCATTGTGCATTCCTACAATTGGAAAAAAGTCGTCGTTATTTATGAAGATGACGCCTATGGTGATCCTGGAGCGCTAGCTCTACTATCCAAAGCACTTGTAGATAAGGGTTCTGACATTGAATATTGTTCAGTCCTTCCATTATATACTTCTTTATCCGATCCTCAAGGGTTTATCGGTGATGAGGTAGCCAAGCTATTGAGTAGAAAATCACGAGTTTTTATAATACTGCAATCGTCGTTAATAATGGCCAAACATCTGGTTAAAGAAGCTAGGAGGATTGGATTAATGGAGAGAGATTCTGTGTGGATAGTTACTGATTCTATTACAAGTGTTTTGGAAAGTGACCCTTTTTTCGTCAAGTCCATGGAAGGTGCTATTGGAACTAAGCCATACTACTCTGAAGAAACTAGTAGTTTCATGGAGCTGAAAGCTCAATTTCTTGAAATTACTAAATCAGATTATCCAGAGGAGGAAAATTTGGTGCCTGGAATTTATGCCTTACGCGCTTATGATAGTATAATGGCCATTTCTCATGCTGTGACAAAGTTGGGCAGTGATGAAAATACAACGGCAAAAACTCTGTTAAAAGGCATTCTGTCAAGTAAATTTCTAGGCTTGAGTGGGAATATTAGTTTTCGAGATGGAAGTTTATTGGATTCTTCCAATTTAAGAATCATAAATGTTGTTGGAAGTATTTAcaaagatcttggattttggtcATCAGAAGGATTCTTGAAAACTATTGATCAAGTCAAGGGAGGTGCTCATAACATGAAGAAATTGGGCAGTGTGGTGAATTGGCCAGGTAATTTGACCCGAGATCCGAAAGGCTGGATAATGCCTAGTgataaaaagaaaatgaggattgCAGTTCCTGCAATGACTGTTTATCCAAATTTTGTGGAAGTTGTAAATGTTTCGGATAGTGTGCATAATATTTCTGGATTTTGCATCGATCTCTTTAAGGAGGTTGTAAATTTTTTGAAGAAGGATTATCCGTTACCTTACGAGTTTTTCCCATTCTATGGAAGCTATGATGAGCTGGTCATTAGTGTCAGCAATGAG ttttgttttgttttgtcaTCTGTCAAACCAAAAATCTGGAAGACTTATGATGCTGTGGTGGGGGATGTAACAATAGTAGAACGTCGAGCTAAACTCGTGGAGTTCACACAGCCATTTGCTGAATCTGGCTTGTCAATGATGGTCCAGTACAAACATAAACCTACCAGAGCTTGGTTGTTTCTAAAACCTTTCAGTCTCAGTATGTGGCTAGCAACACTTGGGATTTTGCTCTACACTATGTTCATTGTCTGGTTCTTCGAACGTGAATCAAATCCAGATTTCAAAGGGCCGCGTCATGATCAGCTTGGCACGGTTATGTGGTTCACTTTTTCAAGTCTGTTCTTTGCACACA AGGAAAAGGTTTACAGCAACTATACAAAAATGGTGGTTGTGGTGTGGCTGTTTGTTGTGCTGGTTCTTACTTCCAGTTACACAGCTAGTCTGAGTTCAATGCTTACAGTCGAAATGCTTGAGCCAAAGGTAGAAGATATAGAGTGGTTAAGGAATACAAATGCAACAGTTGGCTGTGATGGTGGTTCATTTGTTAGAGATTACTTGAGAAATGTGTTGAAACTTGACAACATAAAGTACATGGCTAACCAATTTGATTATACTTCTGAATTCGACAAGGGGGGCATTTCAGCATCATTCATTGAGCTCCCATACCAAAGATTTTTCCTAAAAGATAACTGCAATCACTTCACTACTGTTGGACCTTCCTTCAGATTCGGAGGATTTGCATTT GTTTTCCAAAAGGGCTCTCCAATAGCTAAAGATGTATCAGAAGCCATTCTAAACATCACAGAAACTGGTACTCTTAAACGCTTGGAAACGACGTGGTTTCCTCCAGTAACTAACTGTTCTGTTTCGAAAAACACTGGTAGCCTCACCATAGAGAGCTTCTGGGGAATGTATCTCATCTCTGGTGCCACTTCTACAATCTGCATTTTACTTTTCATAGCCAAAATTGTATTCCTCCGGAAAAACAAAGATCGAAACCTGAGAAACGGAGGAGCTGGTGACATCCCAGGTGAAGGGGGGGATTTGAGAAAGGCCATTGCAGTTGTAAGGTACACTTACAAAACTAACAATAGAATATCTCCGATAAGAGCAACATCCTTTTACCAAAGAGAAGATATTGGCTCATCGAGGTGGAAAGTGATGAGTCCTTCTGAGGCTCTAGAGCATGGAATTCAACTATAG
- the LOC141695056 gene encoding glutamate receptor 2.7-like isoform X2, with translation MCSQCHGKASKFFCLCFLLPFFFLVFLSYGSSTAAASGKSTTSIGVVIDEESRVGKEQKIAIKIAVQQINNSTNHKLTIHFRNISAGNPLQAATAADQLIKVEKVQVLIGSQAWQEAAIVADVGNRAQVPVISLAASSVSPKLTHVRWPFLVQMASNSSKEMESVAAIVHSYNWKKVVVIYEDDAYGDPGALALLSKALVDKGSDIEYCSVLPLYTSLSDPQGFIGDEVAKLLSRKSRVFIILQSSLIMAKHLVKEARRIGLMERDSVWIVTDSITSVLESDPFFVKSMEGAIGTKPYYSEETSSFMELKAQFLEITKSDYPEEENLVPGIYALRAYDSIMAISHAVTKLGSDENTTAKTLLKGILSSKFLGLSGNISFRDGSLLDSSNLRIINVVGSIYKDLGFWSSEGFLKTIDQVKGGAHNMKKLGSVVNWPGNLTRDPKGWIMPSDKKKMRIAVPAMTVYPNFVEVVNVSDSVHNISGFCIDLFKEVVNFLKKDYPLPYEFFPFYGSYDELVISVSNETYDAVVGDVTIVERRAKLVEFTQPFAESGLSMMVQYKHKPTRAWLFLKPFSLSMWLATLGILLYTMFIVWFFERESNPDFKGPRHDQLGTVMWFTFSSLFFAHKEKVYSNYTKMVVVVWLFVVLVLTSSYTASLSSMLTVEMLEPKVEDIEWLRNTNATVGCDGGSFVRDYLRNVLKLDNIKYMANQFDYTSEFDKGGISASFIELPYQRFFLKDNCNHFTTVGPSFRFGGFAFVFQKGSPIAKDVSEAILNITETGTLKRLETTWFPPVTNCSVSKNTGSLTIESFWGMYLISGATSTICILLFIAKIVFLRKNKDRNLRNGGAGDIPGEGGDLRKAIAVVRYTYKTNNRISPIRATSFYQREDIGSSRWKVMSPSEALEHGIQL, from the exons ATGTGTTCCCAATGCCATGGCAAAGCTTCGAAATTCTTTTGTTTATGTTTCCTACtacctttcttctttcttgtatttcTGTCCTATGGATCATCTACGGCTGCAGCCAGCGGCAAAAGCACTACAAGTATTGGTGTAGTCATCGATGAGGAGTCTCGAGTTGGTAAAGAACAGAAAATAGCCATTAAAATTGCAGTTCAACAGATTAACAACTCTACCAATCACAAACTAACTATTCATTTTCGGAACATCAGTGCTGGCAATCCCCTCCAAGCAGCTACTGCAG CTGACCAATTGATTAAAGTTGAGAAAGTCCAAGTACTTATAGGATCACAGGCATGGCAGGAAGCTGCTATAGTTGCTGATGTTGGAAATCGGGCTCAAGTGCCTGTAATCTCACTTGCAGCCTCTTCAGTTTCACCAAAATTAACACATGTAAGATGGCCTTTTCTGGTACAAATGGCTAGCAACAGCTCCAAAGAGATGGAAAGTGTCGCGGCCATTGTGCATTCCTACAATTGGAAAAAAGTCGTCGTTATTTATGAAGATGACGCCTATGGTGATCCTGGAGCGCTAGCTCTACTATCCAAAGCACTTGTAGATAAGGGTTCTGACATTGAATATTGTTCAGTCCTTCCATTATATACTTCTTTATCCGATCCTCAAGGGTTTATCGGTGATGAGGTAGCCAAGCTATTGAGTAGAAAATCACGAGTTTTTATAATACTGCAATCGTCGTTAATAATGGCCAAACATCTGGTTAAAGAAGCTAGGAGGATTGGATTAATGGAGAGAGATTCTGTGTGGATAGTTACTGATTCTATTACAAGTGTTTTGGAAAGTGACCCTTTTTTCGTCAAGTCCATGGAAGGTGCTATTGGAACTAAGCCATACTACTCTGAAGAAACTAGTAGTTTCATGGAGCTGAAAGCTCAATTTCTTGAAATTACTAAATCAGATTATCCAGAGGAGGAAAATTTGGTGCCTGGAATTTATGCCTTACGCGCTTATGATAGTATAATGGCCATTTCTCATGCTGTGACAAAGTTGGGCAGTGATGAAAATACAACGGCAAAAACTCTGTTAAAAGGCATTCTGTCAAGTAAATTTCTAGGCTTGAGTGGGAATATTAGTTTTCGAGATGGAAGTTTATTGGATTCTTCCAATTTAAGAATCATAAATGTTGTTGGAAGTATTTAcaaagatcttggattttggtcATCAGAAGGATTCTTGAAAACTATTGATCAAGTCAAGGGAGGTGCTCATAACATGAAGAAATTGGGCAGTGTGGTGAATTGGCCAGGTAATTTGACCCGAGATCCGAAAGGCTGGATAATGCCTAGTgataaaaagaaaatgaggattgCAGTTCCTGCAATGACTGTTTATCCAAATTTTGTGGAAGTTGTAAATGTTTCGGATAGTGTGCATAATATTTCTGGATTTTGCATCGATCTCTTTAAGGAGGTTGTAAATTTTTTGAAGAAGGATTATCCGTTACCTTACGAGTTTTTCCCATTCTATGGAAGCTATGATGAGCTGGTCATTAGTGTCAGCAATGAG ACTTATGATGCTGTGGTGGGGGATGTAACAATAGTAGAACGTCGAGCTAAACTCGTGGAGTTCACACAGCCATTTGCTGAATCTGGCTTGTCAATGATGGTCCAGTACAAACATAAACCTACCAGAGCTTGGTTGTTTCTAAAACCTTTCAGTCTCAGTATGTGGCTAGCAACACTTGGGATTTTGCTCTACACTATGTTCATTGTCTGGTTCTTCGAACGTGAATCAAATCCAGATTTCAAAGGGCCGCGTCATGATCAGCTTGGCACGGTTATGTGGTTCACTTTTTCAAGTCTGTTCTTTGCACACA AGGAAAAGGTTTACAGCAACTATACAAAAATGGTGGTTGTGGTGTGGCTGTTTGTTGTGCTGGTTCTTACTTCCAGTTACACAGCTAGTCTGAGTTCAATGCTTACAGTCGAAATGCTTGAGCCAAAGGTAGAAGATATAGAGTGGTTAAGGAATACAAATGCAACAGTTGGCTGTGATGGTGGTTCATTTGTTAGAGATTACTTGAGAAATGTGTTGAAACTTGACAACATAAAGTACATGGCTAACCAATTTGATTATACTTCTGAATTCGACAAGGGGGGCATTTCAGCATCATTCATTGAGCTCCCATACCAAAGATTTTTCCTAAAAGATAACTGCAATCACTTCACTACTGTTGGACCTTCCTTCAGATTCGGAGGATTTGCATTT GTTTTCCAAAAGGGCTCTCCAATAGCTAAAGATGTATCAGAAGCCATTCTAAACATCACAGAAACTGGTACTCTTAAACGCTTGGAAACGACGTGGTTTCCTCCAGTAACTAACTGTTCTGTTTCGAAAAACACTGGTAGCCTCACCATAGAGAGCTTCTGGGGAATGTATCTCATCTCTGGTGCCACTTCTACAATCTGCATTTTACTTTTCATAGCCAAAATTGTATTCCTCCGGAAAAACAAAGATCGAAACCTGAGAAACGGAGGAGCTGGTGACATCCCAGGTGAAGGGGGGGATTTGAGAAAGGCCATTGCAGTTGTAAGGTACACTTACAAAACTAACAATAGAATATCTCCGATAAGAGCAACATCCTTTTACCAAAGAGAAGATATTGGCTCATCGAGGTGGAAAGTGATGAGTCCTTCTGAGGCTCTAGAGCATGGAATTCAACTATAG
- the LOC141696869 gene encoding putative pre-mRNA-splicing factor ATP-dependent RNA helicase DEAH9, whose amino-acid sequence MSLFWKPGAEKPQLLDDEEGGVLFFSSALSSSSSSYGYASLEKQRQRLPVYKYRNSILYLVETHSTSIVVGETGSGKTTQIPQYLKEAGWADGGRVIACTQPRRLAVQAVASRVAEEMGVKLGDEVGYTIRFEDLTNSELTRIKFLTDGVLLREMMTDPLLSKYSVIMVDEAHERSISTDILLGLLKKIQRRRPELRLIIASATIEAKSMAAFFDTSKKRRGSDDKQHGPKTEPAILSVEGRGFNVQVFYAEEPVPDYLRAAVSTVMSIHYQEPPGDILVFLTGQDDIDAAVELLTEESQNNGKPSGGLTILPLYSGLSRADQDLVFSPTPRGKRKVVISTNIAETSLTLEGVVYVVDSGFSKQRFYNPITDVENLIVAPISKASARQRAGRAGRVRPGKCYRLYTEEYYVNELSTEGIPEIQRTSLVSSVIQLKALGIDNILGFDWPASPSPEAMIRALEVLYSLGVIDDDAKLTSPAGFQIAEIPLEPMISKMILASDELGCSEEILTIASVLSIQSIWASSRGSQKELDEAKMRFAAAEGDHVTFLNVYKGFLKCNKSPTWCHKNFVNYQAMKKVIEVRGQLRRTAQRIGINLKSCDGDTQVVRKAVTAGYFANACRLEAFSHSGMYKTLRGSQEVYIHPSSILFRVNPKWIIFHSLVSTDRQYMRNVITIDPSWLTEAAPHFYQHRQPDSFHQ is encoded by the exons ATGTCACTGTTCTGGAAACCAGGAGCAGAGAAGCCTCAATTACTCGACGACGAAGAAGGCGGCGTGCTCTTCTTCTCCTCCGCCctctcctcctcctcctcctc TTATGGATACGCGAGCTTGGAGAAGCAAAGGCAGAGGCTGCCGGTGTACAAGTATCGGAATTCGATACTTTATTTGGTGGAGACGCATTCGACTTCGATTGTTGTAGGTGAAACTGGGAGTGGTAAAACTACGCAGATTCCGCAG TATCTTAAAGAAGCAGGATGGGCTGATGGAGGCAGAGTTATTGCTTGTACTCAACCAAGAAGACTTGCTGTCCAG GCAGTTGCTTCAAGGGTGGCTGAAGAGATGGGAGTCAAGCTTGGAGACGAAGTTGGCTACACCATTCGATTTGAAGATCTAACTAATTCA GAACTAACTAGGATCAAATTTCTTACTGATGGAGTATTACTGCGGGAAATGATGACTGATCCACTGTTGAGCAAGTATAG TGTTATAATGGTAGATGAAGCTCATGAAAGGTCCATTTCAACAGACATCTTACTTGGTCTCCTTAAAAAG ATCCAGCGGCGGCGTCCTGAGCTGCGTCTAATTATCGCTTCAGCTACAATTGAAGCAAAATCGATGGCTGCGTTTTTTGACACAAG CAAAAAGCGCCGAGGAAGCGACGATAAGCAGCATGGACCTAAGACAGAGCCGGCCATTCTTTCAGTTGAG GGTAGAGGATTCAATGTACAAGTTTTTTATGCTGAAGAACCTGTTCCTGATTATCTTCGGGCTGCTGTTTCGACTGTAATGTCTATTCATTATCAG GAGCCACCAGGGGATATTCTTGTATTCCTTACTGGCCAAGATGATATTGATGCAGCTGTAGAACTGCTCACAGAAGAATCTCAAAATAATGGAAAGCCCTCTGGTG GATTGACTATATTGCCTCTGTATTCTGGACTTTCACGTGCAGACCAG GACCTTGTGTTTTCTCCCACGCCTAGAGGTAAAAGAAAGGTGGTGATATCAACAAATATTGCAGAAACATCATTAACCTTGGAG GGTGTTGTATATGTTGTTGATAGTGGGTTTTCAAAACAGCGCTTCTATAACCCG ATTACAGATGTTGAAAATTTGATAGTAGCACCAATATCAAAAGCATCAGCTAGGCAAAGAGCTGGAAGGGCAGGAAGAGTACGTCCTGGAAAATGTTATAG GCTCTACACAGAGGAGTATTACGTCAATGAATTGTCTACAGAGGGGATTCCAGAGATTCAGAGAACAAGTCTTGTTTCCTCTGTGATTCAG TTAAAAGCGTTGGGCATAGATAATATCCTAGGCTTCGATTGGCCTGCATCACCGTCGCCTGAAGCTATGATCAGAGCACTTGAGGTGCTGTATTCTCTTGGTGTAATTGATGATGATGCCAAACTTACTTCACCAGCTGGTTTCCAAATTGCTGAAATTCCATTA GAACCAATGATCTCAAAAATGATCTTAGCTTCAGATGAGCTTGGATGTTCCGAGGAGATCTTAACAATTGCTTCTGTTCTTTCCATACAG tctatctgggcatcgtCCAGGGGATCACAGAAAGAGCTAGATGAAGCAAAGATGAGATTTGCTGCTGCCGAG GGTGATCATGTGACCTTCCTAAATGTCTACAAAGGATTTCTTAAGTGTAATAAATCTCCAACGTGGTGTCATAAGAACTTTGTGAACTATCAAGCAATG AAAAAAGTGATTGAAGTCCGAGGGCAACTCAGAAGAACAGCACAAAGGATTGGCATAAACTTGAAATCTTGTGATGGTGATACACAG GTGGTGAGAAAGGCAGTAACTGCTGGATATTTCGCCAACGCTTGTCGTTTAGAA GCCTTTAGCCATTCTGGAATGTACAAGACACTTAGAGGTTCTCAAGAAGTTTATATTCACCCATCATCTATCTTATTTAG AGTTAATCCTAAGTGGATTATATTTCATTCACTAGTCTCGACTGATAGGCAGTACATGCGCAATGTCATTACTATCGATCCTTCTTGGCTGACAGAGGCTGCTCCACACTTTTACCAACATCGACAGCCAGATTCCTTCCATCAATGA